The nucleotide window GCTCAAGGCGAAGCTTGAGGAATATTCCAGCAAAAAGTTCAAGATAGTCGCCGCCCACCACCACCTCGTGCCCCTCCCCGATACGGGAAGGGAGAGAAACGTCCTGTTCAACGCGGGCGACGTCCTCGACCTTCTCCTACGCCACGAGGTGACCCTCTACACCTGCGGCCACAAGCACGTCCCCAACGTCTACCGCGTCGAGGATCTAGTCATCGACAACGCGGGCTGCACCTCCTGCCGGAAGACGAGGAGGGGCGACGTGAACAGCTACAACATCATCCGGCTCCACGACGACGGAAGGGTTAGCGTCACGATAAGGCGCGTTACCGGCGACGAGGAGAGGAAGGAGCACAGGCCCATAAGGCCGAAGATCTTCGTTCCCTCCGGAAAGAGGGTTCTCCGCATCGTCCAGATAAGTGAGAGCAACGTTTCCGACAGGGTTTACTTCAGGAGGAAGGTCTTCGAGAACGTCATCCGGATGATCAACGAGAGGCTTAAGCCAGATCTGGTCATACACAACGGCGATGTCGTGGATGCCGGCATAGAGAGGTACTACGAGCGGGCCTACGAGTACTACCGCGCGATCTCCACGGAGAAACTCGTCGTGCCGGGCCACAACGACATAACCTACCTCGGTCACGAGCTCTTCGAGGAGTACTTTGGGGAACCCCAGCTCATTGAGTTCGACGGGTACGTTATAATCCCCGTTCTGAGCGCCCAGTACGAGACTCCCATCGGGGTCGTCGGCAGGATGGGCCAGAGAAAGCTGGAGAGAACGCTCGAGGAGTACAACGACAGGTTCCGCATCGTCGTCATGCACCACAACGTCATCCCCATCCCGAGGAGCAGGGAGATCGGCTTCCTCGAAGACGGAGGGGATGTACTCAAGCTCCTCACCAGGGAGCGGACCGAGCTGGTTCTCACGGGTCACGGGGGCAACGCCTACGGGGTTAAGGTTGAGGGAACGCCCATAGTCAACGCAGGCTCCGTGAGCTGGGAGCTCCACAGAAACCCCTTTGGAAACAGCTTCAACCTGATAGACATCTACGAGGACATGGTTGTCGTCTGGCAGGTTCAGGCCACGTGGGGCAGCAGGAAGCTCCTGGGAATATGGAAGAGGAAGGGCAACTAGGCTTTTCCTTTCAGCCTTTTCATCAGATCCTCCATTATCGTTGCCACAGCCCTCTCCAGCTCGACGTTCTCAACAACGGGGATTCCCATTTCCCGGGCCCGATCGACGACGTAATCCTGGATGCGCATGATCCGCTCAAGGTTCTCGACGTACCTCTCGGCCCCCCTCGTGGAGTACCTGGCCCTCTCGTAGAAATGCGCGAGTAAGCTCTCCCTCCCCGGGACGGTGATAACGTACATGAACTCGTTCTCCTCGAGCTCTATGAAGCCCGGAACCACGTGGATACCTTCTATGATGGCGTTCAGGCCTTCCCTCCTCGACCGCTCAAGAACCGCTTTAATGCCAACCGATACGTGCTTCACCTGCGTTTCAAAGCCGTAGATGAGCGGATCGACGCCCCTCGGCGCGTTCACCACGTTGCCCGCCATGAACGAGGACACGTGTATGTCGGGCAGGAGCTCCCTCGCTATAACCTTTCTGAGGACCTCCCGTATCGTGTCGGTTCCGATTATGCTCCTTATACCCAGCCTGAAGGCCAGCTCCGTTGCTATCGTGGACTTCCCAACACCGGTCGCTCCCCCTAGGAGAATCGTGAGCCTCACCTTCCTCCGCCTCAGGTTGCGCCAGAAGAGGTACCTCTCGGCCTCTTCCTTCAGTCCCCGCTCGAGGAGGGTGGAATAGGTCAGTTCTCTTATCTCATCGGTCGTCACGAACCGCTTTCCCCGCCTTATCAGCTCCTTCTGAACCTCGGAGGCTATCGCGTAGGCGACTCCAACGTCCACTCCCGAGAGCGTTATCGACCTGGTCAGTATTCCCCTCGAAAATGGCAGCTTCGCCCCGGTTTCCCTGTCAACGACGATTATCATCGCCCCGCCTCCCTAAGACGTTCCTGCCCAGCCTCAAAACGGCCTCACGGAGGTTCTTCCCATCGACGTTAACCGGCTCGTTGTCGAGATAGATGACCTCAACTCCACGCTCAAGGGCCCATCTGGTGACTACATCGACCGCGGCCGCCTTGAGCTCCACCGCCACCGCATCTATCCCCCTGAATTCCTTGAGATCCTCGAGCAGGGCCTTTCTCCTCGACAGGTTTCCAGATAGGTGAAGCACCTCCGCCCCCAGCGATTCCAAGTGCCTCGCGGAGCTCTCGAGGGCCTCTTTGGACGTCATGACGAGCCCTATTCTCTTTCCCGAAACATCCCCCAAGGGCCTCGGCCTGAAGGCCGTTACGTGCACCTCTGCCCTAGGGTTCACCCCTTCAACGACCCCCAGTATCTTCTCGATCTTCTCCTCAGTCACGAGATCCGCCATCGTGACGACGACGAGATCGGCGAGGGAAATCCTGAAGGGGCCGAAGTAGTTCGCTATCGAGCTGAGCTCCTGCTTCGCCCCGACGACCACGATCGACGCATCGGCCCTGTACGGGGGGAACGTTGCCCCGCTTCCCTCAAGGACTATCAGCTCGTGGGGGAGCGATTCCGCGAGGGAAACACCCTTCTCAACGGCATCGAAGAAGGGAAAACCGGCCATTCCCCCGCCGCATCTCCTGCACCCTATCGTCGTAACTCTCGCCGTAAGGGCGTCCTCGAAGTGATCCGATGCCGCGTGCCTTCCGCTCTCCGCTATCCTGAGGAGGAACTCCGGCGTTATCTCGAGCTTTTCTCCATCTATAACTTCCGGCTCCTCAGGTCCTCCCCT belongs to Thermococcus sp. AM4 and includes:
- a CDS encoding metallophosphoesterase yields the protein MIKIAHISDTHITNEGAFKGYAFDLIVEEINRGDFDFVVHTGDITNQGLREEYEQAAYQLGKIKKPLVVIPGNHDVRNVGYKLFEKFIGPLNGVYEFDNGVLIWVDSTIPDLSDGRIGGHKFRWLKAKLEEYSSKKFKIVAAHHHLVPLPDTGRERNVLFNAGDVLDLLLRHEVTLYTCGHKHVPNVYRVEDLVIDNAGCTSCRKTRRGDVNSYNIIRLHDDGRVSVTIRRVTGDEERKEHRPIRPKIFVPSGKRVLRIVQISESNVSDRVYFRRKVFENVIRMINERLKPDLVIHNGDVVDAGIERYYERAYEYYRAISTEKLVVPGHNDITYLGHELFEEYFGEPQLIEFDGYVIIPVLSAQYETPIGVVGRMGQRKLERTLEEYNDRFRIVVMHHNVIPIPRSREIGFLEDGGDVLKLLTRERTELVLTGHGGNAYGVKVEGTPIVNAGSVSWELHRNPFGNSFNLIDIYEDMVVVWQVQATWGSRKLLGIWKRKGN
- a CDS encoding 2-phosphoglycerate kinase; translated protein: MIIVVDRETGAKLPFSRGILTRSITLSGVDVGVAYAIASEVQKELIRRGKRFVTTDEIRELTYSTLLERGLKEEAERYLFWRNLRRRKVRLTILLGGATGVGKSTIATELAFRLGIRSIIGTDTIREVLRKVIARELLPDIHVSSFMAGNVVNAPRGVDPLIYGFETQVKHVSVGIKAVLERSRREGLNAIIEGIHVVPGFIELEENEFMYVITVPGRESLLAHFYERARYSTRGAERYVENLERIMRIQDYVVDRAREMGIPVVENVELERAVATIMEDLMKRLKGKA
- a CDS encoding 2,3-phosphoglycerate synthetase is translated as MRMALIDGEHYPDVVEWALEKLGNVCCAVFLGGSEKIGSLEEVERRLGVPLYRHDDYLTALAKALAENPGVEEVVDLSDEPVVSYEDRFRIASLCLLHGVAYRGADFVFKPRPLRRTSKPSIAVIGTGKRVGKTAVSGFVARTLKEITRPVVVTMGRGGPEEPEVIDGEKLEITPEFLLRIAESGRHAASDHFEDALTARVTTIGCRRCGGGMAGFPFFDAVEKGVSLAESLPHELIVLEGSGATFPPYRADASIVVVGAKQELSSIANYFGPFRISLADLVVVTMADLVTEEKIEKILGVVEGVNPRAEVHVTAFRPRPLGDVSGKRIGLVMTSKEALESSARHLESLGAEVLHLSGNLSRRKALLEDLKEFRGIDAVAVELKAAAVDVVTRWALERGVEVIYLDNEPVNVDGKNLREAVLRLGRNVLGRRGDDNRR